From Erythrobacter sp. YJ-T3-07:
AAGCGGGTGAGGAACATCTTCATCTGCTCGCGCGTGGTGTTCTGCGCCTCGTCGAGGATCACGAAGGCATCCGCCAGCGTGCGCCCGCGCATGAAGGCGATAGGCGCGATCTCGATCACGCCGCTGGCGATGTGCCGTTCCACCTGTTCGGGCGGCATGCAATCGTACAGCGCGTCGTAGAGCGGGCGCAGGAAGGGATCGACCTTCTCCTTCATGTCGCCGGGGAGGAACCCGATCTTCTCGCCCGCTTCCACCGCCGGGCGGCTGAGGATCAGTCGCTGCACGCTGCCGCTGGTCAGCTGCGCGACCGCCTGCGCGACCGCAAGGTAGGTCTTGCCGGTCCCCGCCGGGCCGAGCGCGAAGATGATGTCGTCGCGGCTCAGCGAGCGCATGTAATGCGCCTGCACCGCGCTGCGCGGAACGATGGTCTTGCGCCGGGTGCGGATCATGATCGGCGGTGCGCCGTCTTCGCCCGCGCGGCGGCCCTTGATGATTCCGTCGAGCGTGGGTTCGTTGGTCATCGCGATGATCGCCTCGATCGCGCCTTCGTCGAGGTCCTGCCCCAGCGCCAGCTTGTCGTACATTGCCTGCAGGACGTCGCGGGCGCGGGCGACCGAATCCTCCGGCCCTTCGATCATCACCTTGTCGCCGCGGGCGGAGATGAAGACCGACAGGCGGTTTTCCACCTGCACGAGGTTGGCATCGAACTGGCCGAACAGCGGGACCAGCAGGGACTGGTTCTCGAAATTCATTTCGGCCCGTGCGCGGCGTACTTCGCGCTGGGGGTGCGGTGGCGGGGAGAGCCGGGGCTCTCCGGCGCGAGTTGGTCTGCGGCCCATGCGCTCCTTTCAGGCTCGAGGCATTGCGAGTCCCGAATGTAAGGCGCGCGGCGGGCGAGGCAAGCGGCAGCAGCTCGCGCCGGTGGAAAGTCACCCGAGTGTCACGTGCGTGCGGGTGCGATACATTGCGCGACACAAAAAATGCGATCCTGAACGGCCTCATGCGCCTTGCGTTCATATTGAGAGGCATAAATATGAATGCATGCCCGGTGGTGGGCATTGTTCAGGAGTGACCGGAATGCGAAATCTTGTGATCATGGCGGTTGCCGCAGGACTGGTCCTGCCCACCGCTGCCAGTGCCCAGCAGCGTACCCCTGCCGAGCAGGCCGCGTGGGATGCGCGGATTGCCTCGCGCGAATCCTATGCCGCGCAGCAGCGTGGCGACGACCGGCGTGACGACCGCCGCGAGGCCCGCGACGACCGGCGTGAAGATCGTCGCGACGACAGGCGTGATGACCGGCGCGACGATCGTCGCGATGCGCGTCAGGATCGCCGCGACGACCGCCGCGAATGGCGTCAGGACCAGCGCGAAGACCGCCGCGACTATCGTCAGGCACGCCGCGATTACCGTGACTGGCGCGCGTACCGGCAGGCCGAGCGCAATGCCTTCCGTCGGGGTTCCTATTACGCCCCGCGCGGGCTGGCCTATCGCCCGGTGCGGGTCGGTGCGCGGCTCAACTCGAACCTGTTCTGGGGCTCGCGTTACTGGGTCGACCCTTACGAATACTACCTGCCGCAGCCGCGCTACGGCTACCAGCGCTACATCCGCTACGGCAATGATGTGCTGCTGATCGACACCCGCAACGGCCGCGTGCTGGTGGTGTACGACAGCTTCTTCTGGTGATCTGAACCGGGAAGAGTGACGAAGCGCCTGGCCCCGCCGACGGGGTCAGGCGTTTTCGTATGGACCGCTCCGTCTTCGAGCGGTTTGGAGCGGTAACGTCAGCGCTTTTGGCCCGCAGCGCGCGACACCTGCGACTGGACAGTTGAGAGTGCGCGGCTCTTCGCTAATGTAGAGAGAACGCATTGCCGCAGCAGAGGTCTTGCATGTTCCCCAAGCGCGTCACCCTGATCCCGCTCGCTCTTTGTGCGTGCTCCCCACTGCCGCCATCGGCAACGGCAACTTCTGCGCCGCCTGTCGACGGTGCAGGCATGGTATGGTTGCAGAACGAGGTTGGCGCAGATGCGCTCTACCGCAGCGGGAATGTCGATCTCGATGGCGATGGTATCGACGAGATGCTGTTTTACGTCGGCGGCCCTGGACGATGCGGGAGCGGCGGTTGCGACCTCTATGTGCTGCGCAATACCACCGATGGCATCGCGGTGATCGCACGGACCAGCGTCACCCAATTGCCGATCGGCGTCCTCGATACCTACCATCATGGGATGCGCGATATCGTTGTTTCCGTGGGCGGCGGCGGAATGCCCCATGGCTATCGCGTGTTGCGTTTCGACGGGCAAACCTATCCGGGCAATCCCACCGTTGCGCCCGCCGAACCGATCGACACGATCGGCACGCCGGTCATTTCGCAGGGCGATATGCGACCCATCGTGTTCTGATCAGGCCAGCGTCGGCTCTGGTACTTTGCCCGCCAGCGAGTTCGGCCCGGCCTCGACCAGCTCCACCTCGACCAGATCGCCGATCTTCGTGTCCTCGCGCTCGAAGAACACCGATTGCAGCCACGGCGACTTGCCCAGCCACTGGCCGGGATACTTGCCCTTTTTCTCCACCAGCACTTCGCAGCTCCTGCCCACACTGGCGATATTGAACGCGTGCTGGTCGCGGTTGAGGCGGTCCTGCAGGCGGGCGAGGCGGTCCTTCATCACGTCCGGAGCAATCTGCCCGTCCATCCCCGCAGCGGGCGTGCCGGGGCGGGGCGAATACTTGAAGCTGAAGGCGTGCATGTAGCGGACCTCGTCCACCACCTTCAGCGTATCCTCGAACTCTGCCTCGGTCTCGCCAGGGAAGCCGACGATGAAATCGCCGCTGAGCGCAAGATCGGGCCGTGCCGCGCGGAAGCGTTCGATCAGCCGCAAGTAGCTTTCGACCGTGTGGCTGCGGTTCATCGCCTTGAGCACGCGGTTATTGCCCGCCTGCACCGGCAGGTGGAGATAGGGCATCAGCTTGTCGAGCTCGCCATGCGCGGCGATGATCTCTTCATCCATGTCCGCCGGGTGGCTGGTGGTGTAGCGGATGCGCGCGAGGCCATCGATCTTCGCCAGCGCGCGGACCAGCCCGGCGAGCCCGATGCGATGGCCCTTGGCGTCCTCGCTGCTCCAGGCCGACACGTTCTGGCCCAGCAGCATGATCTCGCGCGCGCCGCCTTCGACCAGCCTTTGCGCTTCGGCAACCAGCTCGGCAAAGGGACGGCTGATCTCCGCGCCGCGCGTGTAGGGGACCACGCAATAGGTGCAGAACTTGTCGCAGCCTTCCTGGATCGTGAGGAATGCGGCAGGCGGCGCGGTGCGGCGCTGCGGGAGGCCCGCGAACTTAGCCTCGGCGGCAAGGTCCATCTCGGTCGTGCGCTGGCCGGAGACCGCGCGTTCGAGCATCGCGGGCAGGTTCTGGTACGCCTGCGGGCCGACCACCATGGAGACGGCGGGCGCGCGGGCCATGATTTCCTTGCCCTCCGCCTGCGCGACGCAGCCTGCGACCGCGATCAGCGGCGAAGACCCGTCTTCGCGCCGCAACCGGCCGATGTCGGAGTAGACCTTCTCGGTAGCCTTCTCGCGGATATGGCAGGTGTTGAGCACCACCAGATCAGCTTCCTCGCCCTCGGGCGCGGGCGTGATACCCTGCGCGGCGAGCAGCTCGCCCATACGCTCGCCATCATAGACGTTCATCTGGCAGCCGAAGCTTTTGACGCGGTAGGTCTTGGGAGGAGTCGTGGGTTTCATGGGAGGCGCGCATTTACGCGATCGCGCCGCCCGGTTCAATCGCCCGGCGATGCCTCGCTCTCGATCCGGTAGTGGATCGGCTTGAAGCTGCCCCCGTTCGAGGCATAGGCCGAACATGCGGTGAGCCCGATCACCAGATCCATATGCGCGCGGAAGCGCACCGCCTCGCCCGGCTGGCTGGTGGGCGGATCGACCGAAAGCCTGCCGGTGCCCCCATCGACCGGCACGTTCATGAAGACGTTGAACGCGGTCGGTATCGCATCACGCTCGATCCCGTAGGGTGCGAGCGCCTCGGCCAGGTTGCCCATGCACCCGCGATGGACCGGCTTGTCAGGATAGAAATGGCGGAAGGTATCCTCGCTGCACGGGGTCAGCAGGTAGTCGTGCTGGCCGAGGCTGTCCTCCTCGATCGTGAGCATCACGTTCGACCGATTGGACCACAACCGGTTGCCCTGCGTGAGGTGGATCGTCTCCTCGTAATCGAAGGTCCGCCCGTTCGACATGACCTCGCGCACATCCTCGCGCGAATAGGCGACCATGTCGGAGACCTGCGTGCCCTGCGGGTCGATCACGGTGAAGGCCTCTCCGGCCTCCACCACGAAGGCAGTGCCGCTGCGCGGTGGGATTTCGATCGTCTGGCTCATGCGCGCCCCCTGAACGGGCAGGCCCAGTCCGCTTCGACCGCGCGCCCGCTATATTGTCGTGCCTCGCTGCTTTCGCCGTGCCGGGCGAGCATCGGGTTGATGTCGCCCGCGAGCGACTTGTC
This genomic window contains:
- the miaB gene encoding tRNA (N6-isopentenyl adenosine(37)-C2)-methylthiotransferase MiaB, which encodes MKPTTPPKTYRVKSFGCQMNVYDGERMGELLAAQGITPAPEGEEADLVVLNTCHIREKATEKVYSDIGRLRREDGSSPLIAVAGCVAQAEGKEIMARAPAVSMVVGPQAYQNLPAMLERAVSGQRTTEMDLAAEAKFAGLPQRRTAPPAAFLTIQEGCDKFCTYCVVPYTRGAEISRPFAELVAEAQRLVEGGAREIMLLGQNVSAWSSEDAKGHRIGLAGLVRALAKIDGLARIRYTTSHPADMDEEIIAAHGELDKLMPYLHLPVQAGNNRVLKAMNRSHTVESYLRLIERFRAARPDLALSGDFIVGFPGETEAEFEDTLKVVDEVRYMHAFSFKYSPRPGTPAAGMDGQIAPDVMKDRLARLQDRLNRDQHAFNIASVGRSCEVLVEKKGKYPGQWLGKSPWLQSVFFEREDTKIGDLVEVELVEAGPNSLAGKVPEPTLA
- a CDS encoding DUF1989 domain-containing protein, producing MSQTIEIPPRSGTAFVVEAGEAFTVIDPQGTQVSDMVAYSREDVREVMSNGRTFDYEETIHLTQGNRLWSNRSNVMLTIEEDSLGQHDYLLTPCSEDTFRHFYPDKPVHRGCMGNLAEALAPYGIERDAIPTAFNVFMNVPVDGGTGRLSVDPPTSQPGEAVRFRAHMDLVIGLTACSAYASNGGSFKPIHYRIESEASPGD
- a CDS encoding PhoH family protein produces the protein MGRRPTRAGEPRLSPPPHPQREVRRARAEMNFENQSLLVPLFGQFDANLVQVENRLSVFISARGDKVMIEGPEDSVARARDVLQAMYDKLALGQDLDEGAIEAIIAMTNEPTLDGIIKGRRAGEDGAPPIMIRTRRKTIVPRSAVQAHYMRSLSRDDIIFALGPAGTGKTYLAVAQAVAQLTSGSVQRLILSRPAVEAGEKIGFLPGDMKEKVDPFLRPLYDALYDCMPPEQVERHIASGVIEIAPIAFMRGRTLADAFVILDEAQNTTREQMKMFLTRFGQNSRMVVAGDPRQVDIPGGDRMSGLADAVEKLEGIEGFGTIRFTSADVVRHPIVGRIVDAYEGTGE
- a CDS encoding RcnB family protein translates to MRNLVIMAVAAGLVLPTAASAQQRTPAEQAAWDARIASRESYAAQQRGDDRRDDRREARDDRREDRRDDRRDDRRDDRRDARQDRRDDRREWRQDQREDRRDYRQARRDYRDWRAYRQAERNAFRRGSYYAPRGLAYRPVRVGARLNSNLFWGSRYWVDPYEYYLPQPRYGYQRYIRYGNDVLLIDTRNGRVLVVYDSFFW